ATTCCCGTCAGAAGGTTGTTGAAATCGTGGGCCACACCGCCGGCGATCCTCCCCAGTGTCTCCATCTTCTGCGCATGGAAGAGATGCTCTTCCATCCGCTTTCGCTCCGTGACGTCGACTCCGTGAAAAACGAAGGAATCCTCGTCGGGGAAACCGAAGACCGTATATTCGATAGTCCGGTCCTTGACCTGGCGGATAAGCTCCTTCTTGCGCTCCTCCGCAAGCGCAAGCTCCCGTGCGATCTGCCCGATGTCCTCGGGGAGAAGCAGGTCGGTGCGGTCCTCCTCCAGGCCAATCTCCGCCAGTTTTATCGAGACGGCCGGGTTGGAGTAGAGCACTTTTCCGTCGGGGGAAACCTTGATCATCAGGTTGGGGTTCGATTCCGGGAACTTGGCAAGCGTGGCAAGGCGTTCTTCCCTGTCGCGGATGGCGGCTGCCAGCTTGTTGAAAGCCGCGGCAAGTTCCCCAACCTCGCCCTTCCCGGCATACGGCAGCTGTTCGTACCGGCCCTCCTCCATACGGCTCGCGTGCCGGATCAGTTTTTCCAGCGGCTCCTGTATCTGCTTTCTCAGGACGGAATAAAAGAGCGTGATCGACAGGAGAAACCCGAACGTGCCTGCGGCGTAGATCCAGATCTTGATCTGCCGCGTTTCCTTTCTCAGGCGCTCTTCGTACACCAGCGTGATCAACTGCCAATGCCAGGCGGGGAAGTACCTCAAGTATCCGATCAGCGCTTTTCCGTTCTTGTCGACGAGGCGGATCTCCTTTTCGGATGTACCCTCGGAGACGGGCGTGAGGACGGCACCGTCGAAAAGCTTCGCGGAATCCGCGAGGACCCGGCTTTCATTGTCCATGACGATGAAATGGTAGTGCACCGAGGAGATCGACGGCTTGAAATTGGCGATCCTTGCGAGCACATCCTGTTTCGCGATATCGACCTCCACCGGATCGTCCTCTTTCCTTTCGTCCAGAAGGTCGTGGAAGCCGTCCGATGCGATGCCGAAGATGTCGTCCGCGATGAGATGCAGGGAGCGTTCCTCTGCCTCGGTAAGCGTCTTCACAAGCGGCACCGAGATGATGTATCCCGCCGCCGCGGCCAGGAGGGATCCCACCGTGGCGACGACGAGGATGAATTGAAAAAGCAGGCTGCCCTTTTTCATCGACCGGGAGTTACCCCACCTTTCTCGTCATGTTTCCTCATTCCGGGAAGAGCGGCGCCGCCGTCCTCATGTTTTCGGGCCATATGATCTCCTTCTTCCCTTTTTGCCACTGGATGACAAGGCTCTTGTGACCGATTTGCGTGCCGTCCTTCCGGAGCTTGAACGGCCCCAGGATCGTCTTGTGGTCTCCTGTCACGAGATGCTGCCGGATCTTCTCTCGGTCGCAGGAACCGGTTTTTTCGACAGCCTCCGCCATGAGCTTCATGGAGGCGTAGGCTGTCGCGGCGTGGTAGGAGGGATCCTCCCCGTATGTCTTGCGGTAAAGATGAATGAATGCCCTCGAGCCCGCGTAGAGGATCCGCTCGTCGGGTTCCCACTGGGAAGCGCCGAAGGAGCCTTCCGCCAGGGGGCCGAGCTCCTTAAGGAACTCATGCATCGCCGGACCCACCGATCCCGCGAATACGACGTTCCCATGGTTCTTCCGGTCCAGCGCCTTCCGGATGATAATGCTCTCCCTGAGAAAGCCCGCGACAATGACTACGTCGGGCTTCGCCGAAATTATCCCTTCCGCCTCGGCGGCCAGGTTCTTTTCGTTTTTCCCGTCGATAATGCTGTACCGCGCCACCGCCAGCCCGAAATTTTCGGCCCATTTTTTTGCGCCCTTTGCCGTATACAGTGAGAAGGGGTCCGCGAACCCAGTGATGGAGACCGTTTTCCGCCGATGGATGGCGCACATCTCCAGGAACCCTATGAAGTATCGGTCCGCAGTGCTGTAAAGGCCGATGGTGTACCTGCGTGGGGTTTCCCATATTTTTTCCGAAGCGGCGCCGGCGACAAGGACGGGATACCGGAACTTTTCCCAAAGGTTGGCCGCAACGAGGGTCAATTCGGAGGAGTACGGGCTGAACAACAGGTCGACGCCTTTTTTCTGTATCAGGTCCGAGTAGACCTCTGAAACCTTCGCCGGATTGCTTCCGTCATCCGTGATGAGGATTTTCACCGGCCTGCCGAGGACCCCTCCCTTTTTGTTTATCTCTTTTTCCCAAAGCCGGTATCCCTTCTCCTGGATGCGTCCCATCTCCGAAAACTTACCCGTCAGGGCAAGCGTGCCGCCGATGAGGAAGGGCTTCTTTTTGCCCTTTATTTCAGCCGATGCGATTTCCCCGCCGCATAGAACGGTTCCCAGTATTGCCAGGATGCACAAACCTGCGATTCGCCTGCACATATCTTCTCCCTTGAGGGGTAGTACACCCTGCTTAAAACAGGGTGTTATATATTTCGGATATTCCGCCCGATTTTATTAGTGTTTTTAAGCGAAAAGATGGGGTCTTTCGAAATATCGACAGGCCTACGGATGTTTTTTATCCCTCGTCTCTGCGATTCCGGTAACGAATGGGATCGTGAGGACCAGGATCCCCAGCGCCGCCACGCCATGCCATCCGGCAAATTGATAAGCGTATCCGCTGGCGGTGATCCCGACAGAGCCTCCGAGGTAATAGAAAAGTACGTACAGGGAATTCGCCCGTCCCCTGCCGGATGAGAGCCTCATGTTCAGCGAGCCCGCGGCGGCGGAGTGTATCGCGAAGAATCCGGCGCACACGCAGGCGAGGCTTGCGGCGATGGCCGGCAGCGACGGGAGGAACGTCATGGCGATGGCCGCGGCGAACAACGCGGAGCCCATCGCCATGGTTGCGCCGTTCCCGATCCGGTTGCTCAGTTTCCCCGCGGCCGGCCCCGTGAAGGCGCCGACGAGGTAGGAAAGATACGTAAGCGTGATGACCTGCGTGGATGCGCGGAACGGCGGCGACGACAGGTAAAAAGGGATGTAATTGAACACCGAGGAGAAGACGAAAAACGAGCTGAAGGCCACGAAATATATGGGCAGCAGATCCGGACGGCGAAGAAGGACGGCGAACCGCGCCGTCTCGTCCGGCGCTTCCTTGCGTCCTTCGCTTTCCGGCAGCCACCGGGCGGCGGCCGCAGTCGCCGCGAGCAGAAGGAGTGAGGCGGTTACGAAGGCGTAGCGCCAGTGCAGCGGCTGGTGTATCCATCCGCCCAGCAGCCGTCCGCCGAGCCCGCCCACCACCGTGGCGGATACGTATGAGCCCGTCACCACGTTGAGCCGGTCCGGGGGGAGGCTTCGAACCAGGTGCACGACGAGGCACGTGGTAAGGGAAGGAACGAAAAGCCCCTGTATGAACCTTGCCGCGATGAGGAGCCGAAGGTCGGCGGATGCGGCGCAGAAGAGCCCGCAGGCGGAGATGGCCGAGCCTCCAAGGAGGATTATCGGGCGTATCGGATAGCGGTCCACAAGCATTCCGAACGGCAGGTTTGCCAGGGCGATCCCGAGGATCACCGCCGAAATCGTAAGTGAGGCCGTCGACGCACCTACCCCGAACTCGGCGCGGATCACCGGCAAAACCGGTTGTGTGATGTAGATCGTGGAAAAAACGGACGCCACGAGCCAGAAGATCAGGGCCTGGAGGCCGAAATGCCTTGTTTCCTGCATGGTCGTGCGTTCAGGAAATATCGACGCGGCGATTCGGTGTGAGGATGGCCCCGGAGATTTCGTCTCCAGCGCCGGCGATGGCGTTCGGCCAGAGTATGGCCCGGCGGACGGAAGCCCCTTCCTTCACGACGGCGCCGTCCTCGATCACGGCCTCGGGGCCGATGCGCGCGCCTGCCGCTATCTTCGCCCCCGAAGATATGTAGACGGGGGGGACGATCGTGACGCCGTCCGGCGGGGAAGCGGGCTCTCCTTTCCGCGGCGATGATTCGGTGAGAAGCTCGAGCGTCCCTTCAAGATAGTCCGAGGGAGAGCCGAATTCCCTGAATGTCCCCGAGGTGAGGAATCCGAACAGGGGAGCGCCTTGCGAGACGAGCCGCAGGTAGGTTTCACGGATGATGCACGACGCCCTTCCGGGAGGGATTTCCTTCAGCAGCGCCGGTTCCACTATCTGGAATCCGGTGTAGAAGCCTGAGCGGACGCCCGCCGCGCCGGAGCCGATGCCGGCGATCCGCCCCGTTTCGTCGATCCAGACGGGGGTATACCTTCTTTCCGGATCGGGAAACAGCACAAGCGTGGCAACCGCCTTCCTGTCCCTGTGATACGCCAGCGCGTCGGCGAACCGGAAACGGGTAACCGTGTCGGAATTCGCAGTCACGAATGTTCCGCCCTCCAGGTATCTTCCCGCGTTTCCTATTCCTCCGCCGGTCCCGAGGATCTCCGGCTCCAGCGTGTAATCGACGCGGATTTTTCCGCCCGTCCAGCCGGCCACGCGCTGCTGGATCAGCTTCGGCCTCGCGTGCAGGTTCATGACGAAGGAGCGGACGCCCGACATGGAAAGGAACTCCATGTTGTAGGAACATAGCGGGCGCCCGAGCACCGGCACGATCGGCTTCGGGAGTTCGTAGGTAAGCGGGCGCAGCCGCGTTCCGAGTCCCGCGGCGAGGATCATGCCCTTCACGGCGGCGCCTCATCCGTCGCCTTGGCCGAAAGTGCTTCCAGGATGGGACGGAGTTTTTTCGCCAGCGGCCGCATCTTCGGATTCCTGTCGAAGTTCGCCGCAAGGTGCGAAACCGTTGGAGGTATGAACCGCAGATAGAAGGTTTTTCCCCGGTTGTGCGCCTGGTTTCCGAAGGTTCCTATGGCTTTCACGTTGCGCTGGAGAGCCGCCGCGTCGAGCAGGAATTCGAAGGCGGAGGGATCTCCCCACCTGGTTCGCAGGTCCGCGGTCGAGGCGTGCCGGTACGCATAACACAGGCTGTCGACCGACTTTTCGGACAGCTTTACGTAGGAATCGCGCAGCAGGGAGCAGATATCGTAGTACACGTTCCCCATCCGGGCGTCCTGGAAGTCGAGGATCTTCAGCCCTCCGTACCCGCCGGCGCGGCGATCCGTGACCATGACGTTTCGGCTATGGTAATCGCGATGGACGAGCACGCGGGGAAGCGCCGCCAGTACCTCCAAAAAGGGGAGAAAGCGGTCTTCGATCACCCGCTCGTCGGATTCCGACAGCCGGATCCCGCCGTATTCCCGGACGGCATGCTCGAAAAAGAAGTCGATCTCCTCGGCGAATTTCGCGACGTCGAAGGCAAGGCGGGACGGGACGGCGTTTCCGTCCAGGGCTTTTGTACCTTCACTCTGGATCCTGACGAGGATCTCCACGCAGCGTTCGTAGGCGGGAAGATGCTCCTCCTCCGATTTCGCCGCGTGCACCGCCATCTCGAGCGTCGTGTCCCCTGCGTCCTCGAGGAACAGCAGCCGGGCCTCCGGCACGGCAAGGTGGATTTCCGGTACGGGGACCCCCGCCGCTTTAAGGTAGCGGTGGACGTTCACGAACGGCAGTTCACCGCCCGGCGGGATCTCGTCGGGATATTGCATCATCACGAGCGATGAGAGAGGAAACCCTTCGGGCAGCGCTATCCGGAAGTACCGGCGCGTTGACGCGTCCCCTGCAAGCTCCGACACCCGGATCTCCGGCGCGGGCGCACGGAAAAGGCGCGCGATCGCCGCCATGACGGTTCGTTCGTCCACCGGCGGGCTCACGTCAAGGCGCTCCGATGTTTTCTTGCGTTTTCCCGCTGCACTTACGGCTTCCCGCCGAGGATCAGGTCGAGCGCGCTGCGGCACTCGCCCAGGATCTCCTCGAAATTCCGGTAACGTGCGTTCTCTCCGCGGGTGTAATCGCGCAGTTCGATCGTGAAAGGTCCGCGAAAATCCACCTCCCTGAGCGCGGCGATCGCACGTTCCCACGGGACCGAACCCCTCCCCGGCGCGAAGTGGTCGTCCTTGCTTCCGTGATTGTCGGATGCGTGCACGTGTATCAGGCGGTCTGCGCAGGCGCGGATGGCGTTGAGGACGTTTTCCTGAATATGAGCGTGAGCCAG
This genomic window from Deltaproteobacteria bacterium contains:
- a CDS encoding response regulator → MKKGSLLFQFILVVATVGSLLAAAAGYIISVPLVKTLTEAEERSLHLIADDIFGIASDGFHDLLDERKEDDPVEVDIAKQDVLARIANFKPSISSVHYHFIVMDNESRVLADSAKLFDGAVLTPVSEGTSEKEIRLVDKNGKALIGYLRYFPAWHWQLITLVYEERLRKETRQIKIWIYAAGTFGFLLSITLFYSVLRKQIQEPLEKLIRHASRMEEGRYEQLPYAGKGEVGELAAAFNKLAAAIRDREERLATLAKFPESNPNLMIKVSPDGKVLYSNPAVSIKLAEIGLEEDRTDLLLPEDIGQIARELALAEERKKELIRQVKDRTIEYTVFGFPDEDSFVFHGVDVTERKRMEEHLFHAQKMETLGRIAGGVAHDFNNLLTGILGYASLMKDRPIPDESVARALESIERAAERGTQLTRQLLGFARKGTHEFHQQNMNRIVDEIAGMIAQTFIRSIAIRIDKAAELPLVRGDGTQLHQCLMNLCINARDAMPDGGTLTISTRGVSLAGERREKLYCIPAGGYAELTVADEGEGMDEETQQRIFDPFFTTKEREKGTGLGMSLVYGIVKNHGGFITVKSVLGKGTSVELLFPAADSTRPVTAEQECLPQIAARADGLGGTVLLVDDEEFVRDVGNAMLNTLGYEVITAGNGREGVEAYLSNREKISMVILDLIMPVMDGRRAFEEIRRIDPDARIIISTGFSGSEDVDHLKEMGASAILTKPYSYNTMASVVTLLESR
- a CDS encoding amino acid ABC transporter substrate-binding protein, whose translation is MCRRIAGLCILAILGTVLCGGEIASAEIKGKKKPFLIGGTLALTGKFSEMGRIQEKGYRLWEKEINKKGGVLGRPVKILITDDGSNPAKVSEVYSDLIQKKGVDLLFSPYSSELTLVAANLWEKFRYPVLVAGAASEKIWETPRRYTIGLYSTADRYFIGFLEMCAIHRRKTVSITGFADPFSLYTAKGAKKWAENFGLAVARYSIIDGKNEKNLAAEAEGIISAKPDVVIVAGFLRESIIIRKALDRKNHGNVVFAGSVGPAMHEFLKELGPLAEGSFGASQWEPDERILYAGSRAFIHLYRKTYGEDPSYHAATAYASMKLMAEAVEKTGSCDREKIRQHLVTGDHKTILGPFKLRKDGTQIGHKSLVIQWQKGKKEIIWPENMRTAAPLFPE
- a CDS encoding MFS transporter, giving the protein MQETRHFGLQALIFWLVASVFSTIYITQPVLPVIRAEFGVGASTASLTISAVILGIALANLPFGMLVDRYPIRPIILLGGSAISACGLFCAASADLRLLIAARFIQGLFVPSLTTCLVVHLVRSLPPDRLNVVTGSYVSATVVGGLGGRLLGGWIHQPLHWRYAFVTASLLLLAATAAAARWLPESEGRKEAPDETARFAVLLRRPDLLPIYFVAFSSFFVFSSVFNYIPFYLSSPPFRASTQVITLTYLSYLVGAFTGPAAGKLSNRIGNGATMAMGSALFAAAIAMTFLPSLPAIAASLACVCAGFFAIHSAAAGSLNMRLSSGRGRANSLYVLFYYLGGSVGITASGYAYQFAGWHGVAALGILVLTIPFVTGIAETRDKKHP
- a CDS encoding NDP-sugar synthase encodes the protein MKGMILAAGLGTRLRPLTYELPKPIVPVLGRPLCSYNMEFLSMSGVRSFVMNLHARPKLIQQRVAGWTGGKIRVDYTLEPEILGTGGGIGNAGRYLEGGTFVTANSDTVTRFRFADALAYHRDRKAVATLVLFPDPERRYTPVWIDETGRIAGIGSGAAGVRSGFYTGFQIVEPALLKEIPPGRASCIIRETYLRLVSQGAPLFGFLTSGTFREFGSPSDYLEGTLELLTESSPRKGEPASPPDGVTIVPPVYISSGAKIAAGARIGPEAVIEDGAVVKEGASVRRAILWPNAIAGAGDEISGAILTPNRRVDIS
- a CDS encoding phosphotransferase; the protein is MSPPVDERTVMAAIARLFRAPAPEIRVSELAGDASTRRYFRIALPEGFPLSSLVMMQYPDEIPPGGELPFVNVHRYLKAAGVPVPEIHLAVPEARLLFLEDAGDTTLEMAVHAAKSEEEHLPAYERCVEILVRIQSEGTKALDGNAVPSRLAFDVAKFAEEIDFFFEHAVREYGGIRLSESDERVIEDRFLPFLEVLAALPRVLVHRDYHSRNVMVTDRRAGGYGGLKILDFQDARMGNVYYDICSLLRDSYVKLSEKSVDSLCYAYRHASTADLRTRWGDPSAFEFLLDAAALQRNVKAIGTFGNQAHNRGKTFYLRFIPPTVSHLAANFDRNPKMRPLAKKLRPILEALSAKATDEAPP